In Candidatus Obscuribacterales bacterium, the sequence AATGAAGTCAACAGTGTCGGCTTCGATGTCTTGCAGCAGCGAGTCGGTGGTGATAGGGCGAAGACGACATTCGGTATACCGCATGGCTGCCGGTGGATCGTTATCAACGGAGCCAAAGTTGCCATGACCGTCTACCAAAGGCGATCGCATGGAAAAGGTCTGGGCCATGCGCACCAAGGCATCGTAGACGGCGGTATCCCCGTGGGGATGGTATTTACCGATCACGTCCCCGACCACACGGGCGCATTTCCGAAAGGGACGATCCGGGCTTAGCCCCAACTCATGCATCGCATACAGAATGCGACGATGGACAGGCTTCAGACCGTCCCTAGCATCGGGTAGAGCCCGTCCTACGATGACGCTCATCGCATATTCTAAGTAGGATCGAGACATCTCACTCCGCAGATCCGTTGGGACAATCCGTTCCTGAGGGGTGCTCATAGGCTGAAAAGCTCCAAAAACTAAAAATTTCAGCAGTTAATGGCTCAAAATAGCTAAAAACTGCTGATCTACCTGCCGATTGGTCTTAAAAGTTATGAATCGCGTCTGCTCATTCTAGCATGTTTTCCCTAAGTAAGGCCTGGGGTGCAATCCCTCTCTGAGGTCTGGCATGGCAGATATAGCAAAGGTTTGGGCGATCGCTGCCTGGGAACGGAGCCGGTAGGTGGCGTAAGTTTCTGCCCATGATCTTACGGGCGATCGCACTCTCCCGTAAGATCGAAAGAAAGCACTTACCTTAGGGCTGCCCATGCTGCCAATTTTCTATGACGACGCCTTCCAACTCCACGACACAGGCTTCTACCATCCTGAGAATGGCGGTCGCTTGACGGCTGTGGCGGCAGCCCTGCGGGCCCAGCCTTGGGCTGATCAGCTTGACTGGCGATCGCCCACCCCGGTTGATCATCAAGGTGATCGGCTCACGCAAGCCCTGCTGCGGGTGCATCCCCGCGACTACCTAGAGGCCGTGCGGGCGCTGTCGAATCAGGGGGGTGGGCAGATTGATCCCGATACCCCCGTTTCACCGTTGACCTACGATGTGGCCAGGCTAGCCGTGAGTGCTTGGTTGGATGGGGTAGATATGGTGCATCAACATCAATGTCCTGCTTTTGTTCTGGCTCGTCCACCCGGACACCATGCTCTAGCCCAGCGCGGTATGGGGTTTTGCATTTTTTCCAACGCGGCGATCGCTGCTTACTACGCCTTGGAGCAGTCAGGCATCAACCGTGTGGCAATTTTCGATTGGGATGTGCATCATGGTAACGGCACCCAGGCAATCGTGGAAACCCATCCTCACCTAGCCTATTGCTCTATGCATCAATATCCGTTCTACCCCGGCACCGGGGCCCCAACGGAACAGGGACACTACAACAACGTGCTGAATATTCCCATGGCAGCCGGAAGCACTATCGAGGATTACAGCCCTCGCCTAGAGCAAGACATCATCCCCTTTTTGAAGGGGTTTGCCCCTGACTTAATCATTGTCAGTGCAGGGTATGATGGCAACCAGGCAGATCCCCTAGCAGGGATCTCGCTACAGCCACGTGACTATGGTCTATTCACCCAAGCCTGTTTGGATGTTTCTCACGCTGTTCTATTGGGTTTAGAAGGGGGCTATGATTACACCACTCTCAGCCAGTCCGTTGTAGCCACCTTAGAAGCCTGCTTAGCCCGAGTTGACATCACCTAGCGTGTGTGTCATCAGAGTGTGCGGATCAAAAACCGTCCCATCGGGTTAAGGATTTCGAAGCACAAGTCGATAGAGTGAGGCTGATGATGATCGAAAGGCCTGCTTATGAGGAGTCACACTCCTCAATAGGGTCAGTCAACATCAACACCCCTCATGCTGAACGCTCCCTCGATCCGGATCAAGGGAGAAGCAAGATGTCCTCCTCGGGAACTTTTCAGCATGATCCTCTATCTGAATTGTCAAGGAATCTCCGGAGCTTCGTTTTGCCCATGAGTCAATCCATTCCCATCACTTGGTCAACGGCTGAGGCAACTTCTCCTCAGATACCTGTGCAAGCAGAAAAACTCTCGAACTACGATCTAATTCTTCGGTGTCAGGCTGGGTTGCGGCCTGAAAAAGCAGCATTCTCTGAACTGATGCGCCGCTACCAATCCCACGTTGATCGGGTCTTGTATCATTTAGCACCTGACTGGTCTGATCGTTCTGACTTAGCACAGGAAGTCTGGATCCGCGTTTACCGCAATCTCAAACGCTTACAGGAGCCTGCCAAGTTTCGGGGCTGGCTGAGTCGGATTACTACGAATTTGTTTTACGACGAACTGCGGAAGCGGAAACGGGTGAGTAGCCCTCTGTCTCTAGATGCGCCTCGGTTTTTTGATGATGGCGAGATGGATTGGGAACTACCGTCGGGGGATCCAGGGCCAGCAGAACAGTTGGCAACTCGTGAGTTTTACGATCAGCTACGAGAGGCGATCGCTGACTTACCCGAAGTGTTTCGCATCACCATCGTGCTTCGGGAAATTGAGGGCATGGCCTACGAAGAAATTGCTGAAATTACGGGTGTTTCTCTAGGAACGGTGAAGTCACGGATTGCCCGCGCCCGCCAGCGTCTACAGCTTCAACTTCAGGCCTACCTACAAGACTAAGGGCAGCTTTGCTCAGGATAGCTCCAGTCATCCTAACGTTGCCTAAATTTGTAAGAATTTATGGGGGCGATCGCTATCTTTTCTCCGGCGCTTCTCGTATGATTTGATCGGTAGAATTGCTGAGCAGGAAACGACAAGTCCTGACGACACTGTTTAACGCCATCAGAGCCGCCCCTCATATTGCTCGTCTGACATCATCCAAACGATAGATAGATTCGGCAACAAATGATCGGTTTTGGGAGTCATAGCTGTTTAGGATGGTCAAATTGGCTGATTCTAGCTCACCTCCCCCATCGTTAGGATGTAAGGCAAAGCCTGGAGGCAGAAACGCAGCCCGTCAGGTTGATTATC encodes:
- a CDS encoding sigma-70 family RNA polymerase sigma factor, which codes for MSQSIPITWSTAEATSPQIPVQAEKLSNYDLILRCQAGLRPEKAAFSELMRRYQSHVDRVLYHLAPDWSDRSDLAQEVWIRVYRNLKRLQEPAKFRGWLSRITTNLFYDELRKRKRVSSPLSLDAPRFFDDGEMDWELPSGDPGPAEQLATREFYDQLREAIADLPEVFRITIVLREIEGMAYEEIAEITGVSLGTVKSRIARARQRLQLQLQAYLQD
- a CDS encoding histone deacetylase, which produces MLPIFYDDAFQLHDTGFYHPENGGRLTAVAAALRAQPWADQLDWRSPTPVDHQGDRLTQALLRVHPRDYLEAVRALSNQGGGQIDPDTPVSPLTYDVARLAVSAWLDGVDMVHQHQCPAFVLARPPGHHALAQRGMGFCIFSNAAIAAYYALEQSGINRVAIFDWDVHHGNGTQAIVETHPHLAYCSMHQYPFYPGTGAPTEQGHYNNVLNIPMAAGSTIEDYSPRLEQDIIPFLKGFAPDLIIVSAGYDGNQADPLAGISLQPRDYGLFTQACLDVSHAVLLGLEGGYDYTTLSQSVVATLEACLARVDIT